The Desulfatibacillum aliphaticivorans DSM 15576 genome has a segment encoding these proteins:
- a CDS encoding DUF1638 domain-containing protein codes for MKLISCRALAHIIEPMVDPDMERVILDIGLHLNPDRLRERVIEEIARMEEDGDDIILGYGLCGRALEGVYASKARLILPRVDDCVGALLGSQKRHKKVMSENPGCFFLEPTWIGSEVDIFEQCQKGLERIPEERRPQIIELALKHYSKLGLLDHGWEDTDRAVIQCKALAAKHQFEFIRFPSDLTLVQDLTSGLWTPERFVIANPGEKIPFF; via the coding sequence GTGAAGTTAATCAGTTGCCGGGCTCTGGCCCACATTATCGAGCCCATGGTCGATCCCGACATGGAGCGGGTCATTTTGGATATCGGGCTGCATCTGAACCCGGACAGGCTGCGCGAGCGGGTGATTGAAGAAATCGCCCGGATGGAAGAGGATGGGGACGACATTATTCTGGGTTACGGCCTGTGCGGGCGGGCTTTGGAAGGCGTGTATGCAAGCAAGGCCCGCTTGATTTTGCCGCGTGTGGACGACTGCGTAGGGGCCTTGTTAGGCTCTCAAAAGCGCCATAAAAAGGTGATGTCCGAAAATCCCGGATGTTTTTTTCTGGAGCCGACCTGGATAGGCTCGGAAGTGGATATTTTCGAGCAATGCCAAAAAGGGCTTGAGCGGATTCCTGAGGAAAGAAGGCCTCAGATTATCGAGTTGGCCCTTAAGCATTATTCCAAGCTGGGCCTGTTGGACCACGGCTGGGAGGATACGGACCGGGCGGTAATCCAATGCAAGGCGTTGGCGGCAAAGCATCAATTTGAGTTCATCCGCTTTCCGTCGGATCTGACGCTGGTTCAGGATTTAACCTCAGGCCTGTGGACCCCGGAGCGATTCGTCATCGCCAATCCCGGCGAAAAGATCCCTTTTTTTTAA
- a CDS encoding cytidylate kinase-like family protein, whose product MSVVTISRQFGAGGHTLAETLSQRLGYDLVDRLLIEKIAEEAKVSVQWVEAIEREAGGLLMKLVNSMVSSSFIDRLLGEDRQDFSEERYIKFLKSVVTNLWQEGGKVVIVGRGAQFILPDSEDIVKVLLVADLPDRIKFLEEHYKMSTAKATELVRREDKRRAKTLGLFYGGNADDPNLYTMVFNTSALKIDEVEELVVHLMEKIYENGAPAKSA is encoded by the coding sequence ATGTCCGTGGTCACAATATCTCGTCAATTCGGTGCAGGGGGACACACCCTTGCGGAAACCTTATCTCAAAGACTGGGCTATGACCTTGTGGATCGCCTGCTTATAGAAAAGATCGCCGAAGAGGCCAAGGTTTCCGTACAATGGGTGGAAGCTATAGAACGCGAAGCCGGCGGGCTTCTCATGAAGCTGGTGAACTCCATGGTCAGCTCCAGCTTTATTGACCGGCTGCTGGGCGAAGATCGCCAGGACTTTAGCGAAGAGCGCTATATCAAATTCCTGAAAAGCGTTGTGACTAACCTATGGCAGGAAGGAGGCAAGGTGGTCATCGTGGGCCGGGGCGCCCAGTTCATCCTGCCGGACAGCGAGGACATCGTAAAAGTGCTCTTGGTGGCCGACCTCCCGGACCGGATCAAGTTCCTGGAAGAACATTATAAAATGAGTACGGCAAAAGCCACGGAGCTGGTGCGGCGGGAGGACAAACGCAGGGCCAAAACCCTGGGGCTTTTCTATGGCGGAAACGCCGACGACCCCAACCTGTACACCATGGTGTTTAATACTTCGGCCCTAAAAATTGATGAGGTGGAGGAGCTGGTGGTTCATCTCATGGAAAAAATTTACGAAAACGGCGCCCCTGCAAAAAGCGCCTGA
- a CDS encoding cobalamin B12-binding domain-containing protein yields MSDSQPKKEIPPAEKALLIELISSLQEKDSLRQLKKLHQEGYDTEELLTYCMEGVRRVGVGFEKGEYYISALIMAGEIMRQSAEYLNSFLPTVRSAKELGHILLGTIKGDIHDLGKNILKDMLICNGFKVTDLGVDVPPQTFVEKALELEPDFVAISCLLTNCLGNLAEAVEMVRKAKPEAKDLIIVGGNCLDELINDHVKADRWFTDAALAVQFCKDALESKKG; encoded by the coding sequence ATGAGTGATTCTCAACCCAAAAAGGAAATTCCGCCGGCTGAAAAAGCCCTTTTAATCGAGTTGATTTCCTCGTTGCAGGAAAAGGACAGCCTCCGGCAATTGAAAAAGCTCCACCAAGAGGGTTATGACACAGAGGAGCTTCTCACCTATTGCATGGAAGGGGTCAGACGGGTTGGAGTCGGTTTTGAAAAAGGCGAGTATTATATCTCCGCCCTGATCATGGCCGGAGAAATCATGAGGCAGTCTGCGGAGTATCTGAACTCCTTCCTGCCGACAGTGAGAAGCGCCAAGGAACTGGGCCACATTTTATTGGGCACCATCAAGGGCGACATTCACGACCTGGGCAAGAACATTCTTAAAGACATGCTAATCTGCAACGGATTCAAAGTCACGGATCTGGGCGTGGACGTTCCGCCCCAGACCTTTGTGGAAAAGGCCTTGGAACTGGAGCCGGATTTCGTGGCCATCAGCTGCCTGCTGACCAACTGCCTGGGCAACCTGGCCGAAGCGGTCGAAATGGTCCGCAAGGCCAAACCCGAAGCCAAGGACCTGATTATCGTGGGCGGCAACTGTCTGGACGAACTCATCAACGATCATGTGAAGGCGGACCGGTGGTTCACCGACGCCGCCCTGGCCGTTCAATTCTGCAAGGACGCCCTGGAATCCAAAAAAGGTTAG
- a CDS encoding GntR family transcriptional regulator: MGKAVEKKRGSLPVYSQLAMIIKEDIATGRLQPGIRIPSESKLAKQYDVSLMTIRQAIGVLVEEGLVKRVHGSGTFVRRIEVGSTTFGLDGLHNVLTDTNGLQVRVLQTNVARAGGTEGGILELEAEAPVILVKRLIIHNSRPFCVQTAYLPFDPRAPVVESMLETTGLSDLFFSKKQHGYKKGTLRLLPTRMDGQEAELLQEEGDGAAFKLEYIYFDFKDKPCAYGWFIIPHEQMPLVSMVGVWNE, from the coding sequence TTGGGGAAGGCAGTTGAAAAGAAAAGAGGCTCCCTGCCTGTTTACTCGCAGCTTGCGATGATCATCAAAGAAGATATTGCAACTGGCCGGCTGCAGCCGGGCATTCGCATTCCTTCGGAATCCAAGCTGGCCAAGCAATATGACGTCAGTTTAATGACGATCCGCCAGGCTATTGGCGTGCTGGTGGAAGAGGGCTTGGTTAAACGGGTGCACGGGAGCGGGACTTTTGTCCGCAGAATTGAAGTGGGGTCCACCACTTTCGGACTGGACGGGCTGCACAACGTACTGACCGACACCAACGGGTTGCAGGTCAGGGTTTTGCAGACCAATGTGGCGAGAGCCGGAGGAACGGAGGGGGGAATCCTGGAGTTGGAGGCGGAAGCCCCGGTTATCCTGGTAAAGCGTTTGATTATTCATAATAGCCGCCCGTTTTGCGTGCAGACGGCTTATTTGCCTTTCGACCCCCGGGCCCCGGTGGTGGAAAGCATGTTGGAGACCACGGGCCTGTCGGATCTGTTTTTCAGCAAAAAGCAGCATGGGTATAAAAAAGGGACCCTGAGGCTGCTGCCCACCCGGATGGACGGGCAGGAGGCAGAGCTTTTGCAAGAGGAAGGAGACGGGGCCGCCTTTAAGTTGGAATACATCTATTTTGACTTCAAGGATAAACCCTGCGCTTACGGCTGGTTTATCATCCCTCATGAACAAATGCCTCTGGTAAGTATGGTTGGAGTATGGAATGAGTGA
- a CDS encoding cytidylate kinase-like family protein produces MAVICISRQFGAGGRTLGVSLAQRLGYRFADHELMDKVSKELGISDEWFAVTEREGHGEDSLVSTGTVAKILGRIRGGDQDSSGMGAKVRESLRRLIPETAAQGQVVFVGRGSQFYCKDAKDLIRILLVAPVSWRENFLIEHHRLSADEARTTIKEWDKNRSAFLKKVTDRDPDDPSLYDLCLNTSHISIDRAESLIYELVQMRSSN; encoded by the coding sequence ATGGCCGTTATCTGCATTTCCAGACAATTTGGGGCGGGCGGTCGAACCTTAGGCGTCAGTCTCGCCCAAAGGCTTGGATACCGCTTCGCTGATCATGAACTTATGGATAAGGTGTCCAAGGAATTGGGCATCTCCGATGAATGGTTCGCCGTCACGGAACGAGAGGGGCATGGTGAAGACAGCCTGGTCTCCACCGGCACGGTGGCGAAAATCCTTGGCCGGATCCGGGGTGGAGATCAGGATTCAAGCGGCATGGGCGCCAAGGTTCGGGAATCTCTCCGCCGCCTGATACCGGAGACGGCCGCCCAGGGGCAAGTGGTCTTTGTGGGGCGGGGAAGCCAGTTCTATTGCAAGGACGCCAAGGATCTCATTCGCATTCTCCTTGTGGCGCCTGTATCGTGGCGGGAGAACTTTCTTATCGAACATCACCGCCTTTCCGCGGATGAGGCCCGGACCACCATCAAGGAATGGGACAAAAACCGTTCGGCCTTTTTGAAAAAGGTCACCGACAGGGATCCGGACGACCCCAGCTTGTACGACTTGTGCCTCAACACCAGTCATATTTCCATAGATCGGGCCGAATCCCTGATTTACGAGCTTGTCCAAATGCGCTCGTCCAACTAA